Proteins co-encoded in one Megalops cyprinoides isolate fMegCyp1 chromosome 1, fMegCyp1.pri, whole genome shotgun sequence genomic window:
- the tbx6 gene encoding T-box transcription factor TBX6, giving the protein MLGVEMYPSLALGPQRLTDCCYREREAPSHRTLFPTTCDMAARAPPQRLLAPLLSNEGTGKGQDKVTMELENAALWKQFSSVGTEMIITKTGRRMFPQLRVKVSGLNPSLRYILLLEVVPADGSRYRFQGDTWQAVGGAEARLPDRVFIHPDSPATGAHWQGRVISFHRAKLTNNTLDTRGHIILHSLHRYQPRLHVIEARDVLMWGGGRYSFVFPETQFLTVTAYQNSKITELKINSNPFAKGFRENGMNSKRQREARLKRKLSGKPAQQTEPLDIVSCDPCDSTELLPQSTTNLQDLGLTGLPIPESVCTYSPDNSTFQQAPVSDEPLDIGQAFLTPQIAEITAPIENVQTTSDTSGNEGLIDNSTQMILPSYTPAFPSLSLTSSSFTSSAPLPQPTSCGPPISTSASLYTPLPPSSSSSQPLLTASPLYESLPPSSYPSLLPSSPPLPSSTASPSIPTSDSTINYQLLPSSSSPQLPTSASYPSIPPSNSPQDLLSPHTPPNSTYPSQPPPLYQSIHHSASTHTPPSVQNPTLPTSASISTPSSDPNPSLPTSTITHTTPVPIPTLPSSTSIHTPPSVANPTLPPSTSIHSTPSALSQPVLSSALSSFPSSASVHAPPSVPNPSFPSSCYVLPSSAPSLPSLPASTSSHTSSSLPNPPLPPAAYAHFPSSAPSSYPTVPPTEIGSFSQFNPAPPYLSEMVLHPSLMSTLEPSLSSCLPSSSSAQAALYPPFPSYPLRLCQDPRSPFTIPLRHIYGQHRHGHAHSQGPYLEMGGRGVF; this is encoded by the exons atgtTGGGGGTGGAAATGTACCCAAGTCTGGCCCTGGGGCCACAGAGGCTGACAGACTGCTGTTACAGAG AACGGGAAGCCCCATCTCATCGGACGCTCTTTCCAACCACGTGTGACATGGCAGCCAGAGCCCCACCCCAACGGTTACTGGCTCCACTCCTTTCCAACGAAGGTACAGGAAAAGGACAAGACAAAGTCACAATGGAGCTGGAAAATGCAGCTCTATGGAAACAGTTCAGCAGCGTGGGGACTGAGATGATCATTACAAAGACTGGCCG ACGAATGTTCCCCCAGCTCAGAGTGAAGGTGTCTGGGTTGAATCCCTCTCTGCGCTACATCCTCTTGCTGGAAGTGGTACCTGCAGATGGGTCACGGTACCGTTTCCAGGGTGATACCTGGCAGGCTGTGGGTGGAGCAGAGGCACGCCTCCCCGATCGCGTCTTCATCCACCCGGACTCTCCAGCCACAGGGGCGCACTGGCAGGGCAGGGTCATCTCCTTCCATCGCGCCAAACTGACCAACAACACGCTGGACACACGTGGACAT aTCATTCTCCACTCTCTCCACCGCTACCAACCTCGCCTGCATGTGATCGAAGCCAGGGATGTGCTGATGTGGGGAGGGGGACGATACTCCTTTGTCTTCCCTGAAACACAGTTCCTCACCGTCACAGCCTACCAGAACAGTAAG ATCACTGAGTTGAAGATTAATTCCAACCCCTTTGCCAAGGGATTCAGAGAGAATGGCATGAACAGCAAGAG gcagagagaagccAGGCTTAAACGGAAATTAAGCGGCAAaccagcacagcagacagagcCACTAGATATTG TGTCCTGTGATCCATGTGACTCAACTGAGTTGCTGCCCCAGTCAACCACAAACCTCCAGGACCTTGGCCTAACAGGCCTCCCAATCCCAGAGTCTGTTTGTACCTACAGCCCAGACAACTCCACATTCCAGCAGGCTCCAGTCTCAGACGAGCCCCTGGATATTGGCCAGGCCTTCCTCACACCACAGATTGCAGAGATCACAGCTCCCattgaaaatgtgcaaacaaCATCAGACACAAGTGGCAATGAGGGGCTAATTGACAA CTCCACCCAAATGATTCTCCCCTCATACACCCCAGCCTttcccagtctctctctcacttcttcctctttcacttCATCTGCCCCTCTACCTCAGCCTACATCTTGTGGACCACCTATTTCTACATCGGCATCTCTCTATACCCCTCTtcctccatcctcctcctcctctcaacCACTCCTTACTGCTTCACCATTGTATGAATCACTGCCTCCCTCTTCCTATCCCTCTCTTCTTccatcttctcctcctcttccttcttctACAGCTTCCCCCTCAATTCCGACTTCAGATTCCACTATAAACTACCAGCTACTGCCTTCCTCGTCTTCTCCCCAGCTACCCACTTCTGCTTCCTATCCTTCTATCCCTCCATCCAACTCTCCACAAGACCTCCTAagcccccacaccccacccaaTTCCACCTACCCTTCTCAACCTCCCCCTTTATATCAATCTATCCATCATTCAGCATCTACCCATACTCCTCCTTCTGTCCAAAATCCAACTCTCCCAACTTCTGCCTCAATCAGCACTCCTTCCTCTGACCCTAATCCATCTCTTCCCACTTCTACCATTACCCACACCACTCCTGTTCCTATTCCAACATTGCCATCTTCCACGTCTATTCATACCCCTCCTTCAGTCGCCAATCCTACTCTCCCACCTTCCACCTCTATCCATTCTACTCCCTCTGCTCTTAGTCAGCCTGTCCTGTCCTCAGCCTTGTCTTCCTTCCCCTCTTCCGCTTCAGTTCATGCCCCACCTTCGGTCCCCaatccctcctttccctcttcctGCTATGTGTTACCATCATCAGCACCTTCCCTTCCATCTCTTCCTGCCTCTACTTCTTCCCACACATCTTCCTCTCTTCCAAatccccctcttcctccagctgcttACGCTCATTTCCCCTCATCCGCACCATCCTCTTATCCCACAGTTCCTCCCACTGAAATTGGCTCATTTTCTCAGTTCAATCCCGCCCCACCATACCTTTCAGAAATGGTTCTCCATCCATCTCTTATGTCAACTCTGgagccctccctctcctcttgcCTTCCATCCTCCTCTTCTGCTCAAGCTGCCCTCTATCCGCCCTTCCCCTCCTACCCTCTAAGACTATGTCAGGACCCCCGCTCCCCATTCACCATCCCACTCAGGCACATCTATGGACAGCATCGGCATGGACATGCCCACAGTCAGGGACCCTACCTGGAGATGGGAGGGAGAGGTGTCTTctga
- the gdpd3b gene encoding lysophospholipase D GDPD3, with the protein MDLFCGTIGSYLPYVLPALGGYVLTSLFLLKNPHILHKKKHPAFYCTHISHRGGAGERIENTMEAFTHAVKEGTGMLELDCYLTRDGHVIVSHDDNLLRQTGLNVEISSLNLKDMPLYKERLEVTFYAGRYSTGVDRRFTLLEDVFKKFPKMPVNIEIKKDDPLLIRKVSSLVKQYDREDITVWASEKTHIMKKCQKENPSMPYMFTLSRGMQLLLLYYTGLLPFVPLRESFLQFYLPQLFNRTYIPESRILKNRLVICLIEKLTMKKSLFKHLTERGIQVHLFVCNTERDMEAAFAVGATGVMTDYPSVLSNYLRNHPPIAPPFPAKETAVH; encoded by the exons ATGGATCTTTTTTGTGGAACTATTGGCAGTTACCTGCCCTATGTCCTCCCAGCACTGGGAGGCTATGTCCTAACCTCCCTTTTCCTGCTGAAGAACCCTCACATCTTGCATAAGAAGAAACACCCAGCTTTCTACTGCACCCACATCTCTCATAGAGGGG GTGCAGGAGAGAGAATAGAAAATACAATGGAAGCATTTACACA TGCAGTGAAGGAAGGGACAGGTATGCTGGAGCTGGACTGTTACTTGACCCGCGATGGGCATGTGATTGTGTCGCATGATGACAACCTGCTTAGACAGACTGGACTTAATGTTGAAATTTCATCTTTGAATTTGAAG GACATGCCTCTCTATAAAGAAAGACTTGAGGTGACTTTTTATGCCG GCCGCTATAGCACAGGTGTGGACAGGAGGTTTACTCTACTAGAAGACGTCTTCAAGAAATTCCCCAAAATGCCTGTAAACATTGAGATAAAAAAGGATGACCCCTTGCTGATAAGAAAG GTATCGTCCCTTGTAAAACAGTATGATAGAGAAGACATTACTGTGTGGGCcagtgaaaaaacacacatcatgAAGAAATGTCAAAAAGAG AACCCATCCATGCCTTACATGTTCACACTGAGTAGAGggatgcagctgctgctgctctacTACACTGGCCTGCTGCCCTTTGTGCCCCTGAGAGAAAGTTTCCTGCAGTTCTACCTGCCCCAACTCTTCAACAG GACATATATTCCTGAATCACGAATTCTGAAGAATCGACTGGTCATCTGTCTGATTGAAAA ACTGACAATGAAGAAGAGTCTGTTTAAACACTTAACAGAACGGGGTATTCAG GTGCACCTCTTTGTTTGCAATACGGAAAGGGATATGGAGGCAGCATTTGCAGTTGGTGCTACGGGAGTGATGACTGACTACCCCAGCGTGTTGTCAAACTACCTTCGCAATCACCCACCTATTGCTCCCCCTTTTCCAGCAAAAGAAACAGCCGTGCACTAG
- the eif3c gene encoding eukaryotic translation initiation factor 3 subunit C isoform X2, whose protein sequence is MSRFFATGSDSETEESSSGDEITPKATGTTFTKQSLLLSDDEEDTKRVVRSAKDKRFEELTNLIKTIRNAMKIRDMAKCLEEFEQLCRAFLKSKTIVDKEGVPPFYIRLLADLEDYLNQLWEDKEGKKKMNKNNAKALSTLRQKIRKYNRDYESEIASYKENPEQSADEEEEKDEGESGSSSESEGAGEEGEEGGVSVKSFLKKKPASEPPADARKFLKGAADEESESDDEDDDEDWGSDTVDSGSESEDDEGKNASLAVVFLKKTQDGERQTSEKKERKKRHKKKERQEEEVEEEGGEEDGGWKKVRGTYLIVKEKPKMFAKGTEINTAVVVKKLNEILQARGKKGTDRAAQIELLHALAAISSENNLGEGILVKIKFNIIASLYDYNPNLAAFMKADMWKKCLDCIDELLDILFDNNNIFIGENIAEDSENLAISDQPFRVRGCILTLVERMDEEFTKIMQNTDPHSQEYVDNLKDEGRVCGIIDRLLQYLENKGSTEEICRVYLRRIMHTYYKFDYKAHRRSLGLQGETKSEQDQEESEGEDSAVVMDRLCKFIYAKDRTDRIRTCAILCHIYHHALHSRWYQARDLMLMSHLQDNIQHADPPVQILYNRTMVQLGICAFRQGMIKDAHNALLDIQSSGRAKELLGQGLLMRNMQERNAEQEKIEKRRQVPFHMHINLELLECVYLVSAMLLEIPYMAAHEFDARRRMISKQFHHQLRVGERQPLLGPPESMREHVVAASKAMKMGDWRTCHSFIINEKMNSKVWDLFPETQRVREMLVRKIQEESLRTYLFTYSSVYDSISMETLSEMFELELPTVHSIISKMIINEELMASLDQPTQTVVMHRTEPTSLQNMALQLAEKLGGLVENNERVFDLKQGVYGGYFNRDQKGGYQQKQGYQRDQKGGYQQKQGYQRGGYRNQNQNSY, encoded by the exons ATGTCTCGTTTCTTTGCGACCGGTTCCGACAGTGAGACTGAGGAGTCATCCTCAGGAGATGAGATCACTCCCAAAGCAACTGGGACGACATTCACCAAACA GTCTCTGTTGCTCAGTGACGATGAGGAGGACACCAAGAGAGTGGTGCGCAGCGCCAAGGACAAGAG GTTCGAGGAGCTGACAAACCTGATCAAGACAATCCGGAATGCCATGAAGATCAGGGACATGGCCAAGTGTCTGGAGGAGTTTGAGCAGCTCTGTCGAGCCTTCCTCAAGAGTAAGACTATTGTGGACAAGGAGGGGGTGCCTCCCTTCTATATCCGCCTGCTGGCTGACCTGGAGGACTACCTCAATCAG ctgtggGAAgataaagaggggaaaaagaagatGAACAAGAACAACGCCAAGGCTCTCAGTACCCTGAGACAGAAGATTCGTAAATACAACCGTGACTATGAGAGCGAGATCGCCAGTTACAAGGAG AACCCAGAGCAGTCAGcggatgaggaggaagagaaggatgAAGGCGAATCTG GCTCATCCTCAGAGAgtgagggagcgggagaggaaggagaggaggggggagtgtCTGTGAAGAGCTTCTTGAAGAAGAAGCCTGCCAGTGAACCACCCGCAGATGCCAGGAAGTTCCTCAAGGGGGCAGCG GATGAGGAGTCAGAAAGCGacgatgaagatgatgatgaagactGGGGCTCAGACACTGTAGATAGTGGCAGTGAAAGTGAAGACGATGAGGGGAAGAATGCGTCTTTGGCCGTCGTTTTCCTGAAAAA GACTCAGgatggagaaagacagacaagtgagaagaaggagaggaagaagagacaCAAGAAGAAGGAGCGTCaggaggaagaggtagaggaagagggaggagaagaagatggaggcTGGAAGAAGGTCAGAGGCACTTACCTCATTGTCAAG GAGAAGCCTAAGATGTTTGCCAAGGGCACAGAGATCAACACGGCTGTTGTCGTCAAGAAGCTCAATGAGATCCTTCAAGCTCGTGGCAAGAAGGGCACTGACAG AGCTGCCCAGATCGAGCTTCTTCACGCCCTGGCTGCCATTTCCAGTGAGAACAACCTCGGAGAGGGCATCCTGGTCAAGATCAAATTCAATATCATCGCCTCGCTCTATGACTACAATCCCAACCTGGCTGCCTTCATGAAG GCGGACATGTGGAAGAAGTGTCTGGACTGCATTGACGAGCTGCTGGATATCTTGTTTGATAACAACAACATTTTCATTGGGGAAAACATTGCTGAGGACAGTGAAAACCTGGCCATCTCTGACCAG CCATTCAGGGTTCGAGGATGCATTCTGACTCTGGTTGAAAGGATGGATGAGGAATTCACCAAAATCATGCAGAACACAGATCCCCACTCACAAG AGTACGTTGATAATCTGAAGGACGAGGGACGTGTGTGCGGGATCATCGACAGACTGCTTCAGTACCTGGAGAACAAGGGCAGCACGGAGGAGATCTGCCGGGTCTATCTGCGCAGGATCATGCACACTTACTACAAGTTTGACTACAAGGCCCATCGCCGGAGCCTGGGGCTACAGGGGGAGACCAAG TCTGAGCAGGACcaggaggagagtgagggtGAAGACAGTGCAGTTGTGATGGACCGTCTCTGCAAGTTCATCTACGCCAAAGACCGTACCGACCGCATCCGCACCTGCGCCATCCTGTGCCACATCTACCACCACGCCCTGCACAGCCGCTGGTACCAGGCGCGTGACCTCATGCTCATGAGTCACCTGCAGGACAACATACAGCACGCTGACCCTCCCGTGCAG ATCCTGTACAATCGCACCATGGTGCAGCTGGGAATCTGTGCTTTCAGGCAGGGCATGATCAAGGATGcccacaatgccctgctggACATCCAGTCTAGCGGCCGTGCCAAGGAGCTCCTGGGACAGGGCCTGCTGATGAGGAATATGCAAGAGAGAAACGCCGAGCAGGAGAAGATTGAAAAGAGGCGACAG GTGCCCTTCCACATGCACATTaacctggagctgctggagtgtgtgtatctggTGTCTGCTATGCTGCTGGAGATCCCCTACATGGCCGCACATGAGTTTGATGCACGACGTAGGATGATCAGCAAGCAGTTCCACCACCAGTTGAGAGTCGGGGAGAGGCAGCCTCTGCTGG GGCCCCCCGAGAGCATGCGAGAACATGTCGTGGCCGCCAGCAAGGCCATGAAGATGGGCGACTGGCGCACCTGCCACTCCTTCATCATCAATGAGAAGATGAACAGCAAGGTGTGGGACCTTTTCCCCGAGACACAGAGGGTCAGAGAGATGCTGGTCAG GAAGATCCAGGAGGAGTCCCTACGTACCTACCTGTTCACCTACAGCAGCGTGTATGACTCCATCAG CATGGAAACCCTCTCAGAGATGTTTGAGCTGGAGTTGCCCACAGTCCACAGCATCATCAGCAAGATGATCATCAATGAAGAGCTCATG GCATCTCTGGACCAGCCCACACAGACAGTGGTGATGCACCGCACAGAGCCCACCTCCCTCCAGAACATGGCCTTACAGCTGGCTGAGAAGCTGGGCGGCCTGGTGGAGAACAACGAGAGGGTGTTTGACCTCAAGCAGGGCGTCTATGGGGGCTACTTCAACAGGG ACCAGAAAGGTGGATACCAGCAAAAGCAGGGGTATCAGAGAG ACCAGAAGGGTGGATACCAGCAGAAACAGGGCTACCAGAGAGGCGGCTACCGAAACCAGAATCAGAATTCCTATTGA
- the prodh2 gene encoding hydroxyproline dehydrogenase, whose product MSLLFRPSFHHFLSVRRLGTAAPKTLNGRRVVAAPHLGSNALPATLTFEDPSAFRVKSLGELLRALGVFRLCSVPFLVNNCGKLMSLARSLLGKRGFSLVLRPTVYAQFVAGETEKEIAVAMEKMSSLGLRPMLAVPIEEDIGESTGENRYNDNLEAMLECVRISHSNAWTTDPMMQLKVTALLSPELCVKLTSLISEQQYDLDLLVRAMDGESVSFPGLTDSENMHFLCSLQRLNKVGEASVMKVRVLVDAEYTYMNPALSLVTMAMMKKFNQNGAWIWNTYQCYLKESRSLLLDAISQSLNQSFCLGVKLVRGAYMDKERKLADQERRPDPIHESWEHTNDSYNGSLDIMLDLISQNPERYRVIVATHNEESVRHAVSRMAALGIDKSIGSVCFGQLLGMCDHVSLTLAQQGYPVYKSVPYGSVDDTVPYLVRRAQENRTVLQGIRKERDLLRQELRRRLRKGLMGGRKRK is encoded by the exons atgtcacttcttTTCCGGCCATCATtccatcacttcctgtcagtCCGTCGCCTGGGAACTGCTGCTCCCAAGACACTGAATGGCAGACGTGTAGTGGCAGCCCCTCACCTGGGCAGCAATGCCCTCCCAGCAACCCTGACCTTTGAGGACCCCAGTGCTTTCCGTGTGAAGAGCTTAGGAGAGCTGCTGCGAGCCCTGGGAGTCTTCAGACTCTGTTCAGTCCCCTTTCTGGTCAATAACTGTGGAAAG ctcatgTCTCTTGCTCGCTCTCTACTGGGAAAGAGAGGTTTCTCTCTGGTGCTCCGCCCCACTGTCTATGCCCAGTTTGTTGCTGGGGAGACTGAAAAGGAGattgctgttgccatggagaaaaTGAGCTCGCTGGGATTGCGCCCCATGCTGGCCGTTCCCATTGAAGAGGACATCGGAGAGAGCACTGG AGAGAATCGTTACAATGACAACCTGGAGGCCATGTTGGAGTGTGTGCGCATATCCCATAGCAACGCCTGGACTACAGATCCAATGATGCAACTGAAGGTTACCGCACTGCTGAGcccagagctgtgt GTCAAGCTGACCTCCCTCATCTCAGAACAACAGTATGATCTGGACCTGCTAGTGAGAGCCATGGATGGAGAG TCTGTCAGCTTCCCAGGTCTGACTGAcagtgaaaacatgcattttctctgtAGCCTCCAGAGACTCAACAAAGTCGGAGAG GCCAGTGTGATGAAGGTACGAGTTCTGGTTGATGCAGAATATACCTACATGAACCCCGCCCTCTCCCTTGTCACCATGGCAATGATGAAGAAGTTCAATCAGAATGGTGCCTGGATCTGGAACACCTATCAGTGCTACCTCaag GAGTCAAGGTCTCTGTTACTTGATGCAATCAGTCAATCTCTGAATCAGTCCTTCTGTCTGGGAGTGAAGCTTGTTCGAGGGGCCTACATGGATAAGGAAAGGAAGCTGGCCGATCAGGAGAGAAGGCCAGACCCTATTCATGAGTCATGGGAGCACACCAATGACAG TTATAACGGCTCTCTAGACATCATGCTGGACCTGATTTCCCAGAATCCTGAGCGATATCGCGTCATTGTGGCAACACACAATGAGGAGTCAGTCAGACATGCAGTTTCACG GATGGCAGCGTTGGGAATAGACAAGAGTATTGGCTCGGTGTGTTTTGGACAGCTGCTGGGGATGTGTGACCATGTATCGCTCACTTTAG CCCAGCAGGGGTACCCAGTGTACAAGTCGGTGCCCTATGGCTCGGTGGATGATACAGTGCCCTATCTGGTGCGCCGTGCCCAGGAAAACCGCACTGTACTGCAGGGAATCCGCAAAGAGAGGGACCTGCTGAGacaggagctgaggaggagacTGAGAAAGGGGCTTATGGGAGGCAGGAAGAGAAAGTGA
- the eif3c gene encoding eukaryotic translation initiation factor 3 subunit C isoform X1 translates to MSRFFATGSDSETEESSSGDEITPKATGTTFTKQSLLLSDDEEDTKRVVRSAKDKRFEELTNLIKTIRNAMKIRDMAKCLEEFEQLCRAFLKSKTIVDKEGVPPFYIRLLADLEDYLNQLWEDKEGKKKMNKNNAKALSTLRQKIRKYNRDYESEIASYKENPEQSADEEEEKDEGESGSSSESEGAGEEGEEGGVSVKSFLKKKPASEPPADARKFLKGAADEESESDDEDDDEDWGSDTVDSGSESEDDEGKNASLAVVFLKKTQDGERQTSEKKERKKRHKKKERQEEEVEEEGGEEDGGWKKVRGTYLIVKEKPKMFAKGTEINTAVVVKKLNEILQARGKKGTDRAAQIELLHALAAISSENNLGEGILVKIKFNIIASLYDYNPNLAAFMKADMWKKCLDCIDELLDILFDNNNIFIGENIAEDSENLAISDQPFRVRGCILTLVERMDEEFTKIMQNTDPHSQEYVDNLKDEGRVCGIIDRLLQYLENKGSTEEICRVYLRRIMHTYYKFDYKAHRRSLGLQGETKSEQDQEESEGEDSAVVMDRLCKFIYAKDRTDRIRTCAILCHIYHHALHSRWYQARDLMLMSHLQDNIQHADPPVQILYNRTMVQLGICAFRQGMIKDAHNALLDIQSSGRAKELLGQGLLMRNMQERNAEQEKIEKRRQVPFHMHINLELLECVYLVSAMLLEIPYMAAHEFDARRRMISKQFHHQLRVGERQPLLGPPESMREHVVAASKAMKMGDWRTCHSFIINEKMNSKVWDLFPETQRVREMLVRKIQEESLRTYLFTYSSVYDSISMETLSEMFELELPTVHSIISKMIINEELMASLDQPTQTVVMHRTEPTSLQNMALQLAEKLGGLVENNERVFDLKQGVYGGYFNRDQKGGYQQKQGYQRDLRGSYQQKQGYQRDQKGGYQQKQGYQRGGYRNQNQNSY, encoded by the exons ATGTCTCGTTTCTTTGCGACCGGTTCCGACAGTGAGACTGAGGAGTCATCCTCAGGAGATGAGATCACTCCCAAAGCAACTGGGACGACATTCACCAAACA GTCTCTGTTGCTCAGTGACGATGAGGAGGACACCAAGAGAGTGGTGCGCAGCGCCAAGGACAAGAG GTTCGAGGAGCTGACAAACCTGATCAAGACAATCCGGAATGCCATGAAGATCAGGGACATGGCCAAGTGTCTGGAGGAGTTTGAGCAGCTCTGTCGAGCCTTCCTCAAGAGTAAGACTATTGTGGACAAGGAGGGGGTGCCTCCCTTCTATATCCGCCTGCTGGCTGACCTGGAGGACTACCTCAATCAG ctgtggGAAgataaagaggggaaaaagaagatGAACAAGAACAACGCCAAGGCTCTCAGTACCCTGAGACAGAAGATTCGTAAATACAACCGTGACTATGAGAGCGAGATCGCCAGTTACAAGGAG AACCCAGAGCAGTCAGcggatgaggaggaagagaaggatgAAGGCGAATCTG GCTCATCCTCAGAGAgtgagggagcgggagaggaaggagaggaggggggagtgtCTGTGAAGAGCTTCTTGAAGAAGAAGCCTGCCAGTGAACCACCCGCAGATGCCAGGAAGTTCCTCAAGGGGGCAGCG GATGAGGAGTCAGAAAGCGacgatgaagatgatgatgaagactGGGGCTCAGACACTGTAGATAGTGGCAGTGAAAGTGAAGACGATGAGGGGAAGAATGCGTCTTTGGCCGTCGTTTTCCTGAAAAA GACTCAGgatggagaaagacagacaagtgagaagaaggagaggaagaagagacaCAAGAAGAAGGAGCGTCaggaggaagaggtagaggaagagggaggagaagaagatggaggcTGGAAGAAGGTCAGAGGCACTTACCTCATTGTCAAG GAGAAGCCTAAGATGTTTGCCAAGGGCACAGAGATCAACACGGCTGTTGTCGTCAAGAAGCTCAATGAGATCCTTCAAGCTCGTGGCAAGAAGGGCACTGACAG AGCTGCCCAGATCGAGCTTCTTCACGCCCTGGCTGCCATTTCCAGTGAGAACAACCTCGGAGAGGGCATCCTGGTCAAGATCAAATTCAATATCATCGCCTCGCTCTATGACTACAATCCCAACCTGGCTGCCTTCATGAAG GCGGACATGTGGAAGAAGTGTCTGGACTGCATTGACGAGCTGCTGGATATCTTGTTTGATAACAACAACATTTTCATTGGGGAAAACATTGCTGAGGACAGTGAAAACCTGGCCATCTCTGACCAG CCATTCAGGGTTCGAGGATGCATTCTGACTCTGGTTGAAAGGATGGATGAGGAATTCACCAAAATCATGCAGAACACAGATCCCCACTCACAAG AGTACGTTGATAATCTGAAGGACGAGGGACGTGTGTGCGGGATCATCGACAGACTGCTTCAGTACCTGGAGAACAAGGGCAGCACGGAGGAGATCTGCCGGGTCTATCTGCGCAGGATCATGCACACTTACTACAAGTTTGACTACAAGGCCCATCGCCGGAGCCTGGGGCTACAGGGGGAGACCAAG TCTGAGCAGGACcaggaggagagtgagggtGAAGACAGTGCAGTTGTGATGGACCGTCTCTGCAAGTTCATCTACGCCAAAGACCGTACCGACCGCATCCGCACCTGCGCCATCCTGTGCCACATCTACCACCACGCCCTGCACAGCCGCTGGTACCAGGCGCGTGACCTCATGCTCATGAGTCACCTGCAGGACAACATACAGCACGCTGACCCTCCCGTGCAG ATCCTGTACAATCGCACCATGGTGCAGCTGGGAATCTGTGCTTTCAGGCAGGGCATGATCAAGGATGcccacaatgccctgctggACATCCAGTCTAGCGGCCGTGCCAAGGAGCTCCTGGGACAGGGCCTGCTGATGAGGAATATGCAAGAGAGAAACGCCGAGCAGGAGAAGATTGAAAAGAGGCGACAG GTGCCCTTCCACATGCACATTaacctggagctgctggagtgtgtgtatctggTGTCTGCTATGCTGCTGGAGATCCCCTACATGGCCGCACATGAGTTTGATGCACGACGTAGGATGATCAGCAAGCAGTTCCACCACCAGTTGAGAGTCGGGGAGAGGCAGCCTCTGCTGG GGCCCCCCGAGAGCATGCGAGAACATGTCGTGGCCGCCAGCAAGGCCATGAAGATGGGCGACTGGCGCACCTGCCACTCCTTCATCATCAATGAGAAGATGAACAGCAAGGTGTGGGACCTTTTCCCCGAGACACAGAGGGTCAGAGAGATGCTGGTCAG GAAGATCCAGGAGGAGTCCCTACGTACCTACCTGTTCACCTACAGCAGCGTGTATGACTCCATCAG CATGGAAACCCTCTCAGAGATGTTTGAGCTGGAGTTGCCCACAGTCCACAGCATCATCAGCAAGATGATCATCAATGAAGAGCTCATG GCATCTCTGGACCAGCCCACACAGACAGTGGTGATGCACCGCACAGAGCCCACCTCCCTCCAGAACATGGCCTTACAGCTGGCTGAGAAGCTGGGCGGCCTGGTGGAGAACAACGAGAGGGTGTTTGACCTCAAGCAGGGCGTCTATGGGGGCTACTTCAACAGGG ACCAGAAAGGTGGATACCAGCAAAAGCAGGGGTATCAGAGAG ACCTGAGAGGCAGTTACCAACAAAAGCAAGGTTACCAACGAG ACCAGAAGGGTGGATACCAGCAGAAACAGGGCTACCAGAGAGGCGGCTACCGAAACCAGAATCAGAATTCCTATTGA